A genomic stretch from Candidatus Neomarinimicrobiota bacterium includes:
- a CDS encoding DUF84 family protein — MIVACATERKPKLDALNEAMNIIAGELGVDSWSMVAKSIESGVSETPISEEEIIKGAMNRVYTLKNEMDNLDEKADYYIGMEGGFHQNIIEGRKVTFIQGWAVVYNGTDFHVGSSPNLSVPERLARSIYENKESLGIAIDRYSNISDVRSNQGVFGVLTNDNITRKLSFQYALISAFAPFYNKDLYES, encoded by the coding sequence ATGATCGTTGCGTGCGCAACTGAGAGAAAACCGAAATTGGATGCTTTAAACGAGGCAATGAATATCATTGCCGGCGAATTAGGTGTGGATAGCTGGAGTATGGTTGCAAAAAGTATTGAATCAGGAGTGAGCGAAACTCCAATCTCCGAGGAGGAGATTATAAAAGGAGCAATGAATAGAGTCTACACATTGAAAAATGAGATGGATAATTTGGATGAAAAAGCTGATTATTATATTGGTATGGAGGGTGGATTTCATCAAAATATTATTGAGGGAAGAAAAGTCACTTTTATTCAGGGATGGGCAGTAGTATATAACGGAACAGATTTTCACGTTGGCTCCTCACCAAATCTTAGTGTGCCGGAAAGGCTTGCCAGATCTATTTATGAAAACAAGGAAAGCCTTGGAATTGCAATCGACAGATATTCGAACATCTCCGACGTTAGAAGCAATCAGGGTGTGTTCGGAGTTTTAACAAATGATAATATTACGCGGAAGTTAAGTTTCCAATATGCGTTGATTTCAGCTTTTGCGCCATTTTACAATAAGGATTTATATGAATCGTAG